The following are encoded in a window of Bacillus sp. SORGH_AS_0510 genomic DNA:
- a CDS encoding CAP domain-containing protein — MIKKSASIILTAALTMGLAACNNDRNNINDRDQVGMNIDRNDNRLDVRNGRDDGIDHNGPLTEDYTNTNNSQSDTDRNWFNDKRKIKRNNDDMISAYQTNMDSNQYPHTRAVLVRDAKYQFVQVDPKQGWAGIINQIQPYIQQQMPGGQAPAGQPAPEQTQPAPKQTTPMAPKPAQPAPAAPAPTPAPKQAQPAAPAPKQPTTTKAPATGAVSQYVQQVIDLTNAQRSKNGLPALKADTQLNGVAQKKAEDMQQNHYFSHTSPTYGSPFDMMRDFGVTYKSAGENIAQGQPTPQEVVTAWMNSEGHRKNILSPNFTHIGVGYEGAGKNWSQMFIGK, encoded by the coding sequence TTGATAAAGAAATCAGCAAGTATTATTTTAACTGCCGCCCTTACCATGGGGTTAGCAGCCTGTAATAATGATCGAAATAATATAAATGATCGCGATCAGGTGGGAATGAACATTGACCGAAATGACAACAGGCTTGATGTTCGTAACGGTCGGGATGATGGTATTGATCACAATGGTCCACTTACGGAGGACTATACAAATACAAACAATAGCCAAAGTGATACGGACAGAAATTGGTTCAATGACAAACGCAAAATAAAAAGAAATAATGATGATATGATTTCTGCCTACCAAACAAATATGGACAGTAATCAATATCCACATACAAGAGCAGTATTAGTACGCGATGCAAAGTATCAATTCGTTCAAGTTGATCCAAAACAGGGCTGGGCAGGAATTATTAATCAAATCCAGCCATATATCCAACAGCAAATGCCAGGTGGCCAAGCACCAGCGGGTCAGCCAGCACCAGAACAAACACAACCTGCTCCTAAGCAGACAACGCCGATGGCACCGAAGCCTGCACAGCCGGCACCAGCAGCTCCTGCGCCAACACCGGCACCAAAACAAGCTCAGCCTGCTGCACCAGCACCAAAACAGCCGACAACAACTAAGGCACCTGCTACTGGTGCAGTAAGTCAATATGTACAACAGGTAATTGACTTAACAAATGCACAGAGAAGTAAAAATGGGCTCCCTGCTTTGAAAGCAGATACACAGTTAAACGGAGTAGCCCAAAAGAAAGCAGAGGATATGCAACAAAACCATTATTTTTCACATACAAGTCCAACTTATGGATCACCGTTTGACATGATGAGAGACTTTGGTGTGACGTATAAATCAGCGGGTGAAAATATAGCACAAGGGCAACCAACGCCACAAGAAGTGGTTACTGCTTGGATGAATAGCGAAGGCCACCGCAAAAACATTCTAAGCCCTAACTTCACTCATATCGGGGTTGGTTATGAAGGAGCAGGCAAAAATTGGTCACAAATGTTTATTGGTAAATAA
- the gnd gene encoding phosphogluconate dehydrogenase (NAD(+)-dependent, decarboxylating) has protein sequence MKIGLVGLGKMGFSLALNLLDHKHEVVATDVNTTAVEEISKKGGHGVSSLAELVAALPSPRAVWVMVPAGEITNNVLKDLKELLTADDIVIEGGNSHYKQSVERGKEFAEKGIHFLDVGTSGGVDGARNGACTMIGGNKEAFQHVEEIFKDICVENGYLYAGESGSGHFLKMIHNGIEYGMMQAIAEGFDLLEKSPFDYDYEQVARVWSNGSVIRSWLMDLTQNAFSKDAKLEGIKGIMHSSGEGKWTVETALDLQTASPVIALSLMMRYRSLEDDTFTGKVVAALRNEFGGHGVVSK, from the coding sequence ATGAAAATTGGATTAGTTGGTTTAGGTAAAATGGGATTTAGTTTAGCATTAAATTTATTAGATCATAAACATGAGGTTGTAGCTACTGATGTAAATACAACAGCAGTCGAAGAAATATCTAAAAAAGGCGGACATGGTGTTAGTTCATTAGCAGAACTAGTAGCTGCACTACCATCACCAAGAGCCGTGTGGGTAATGGTACCAGCTGGTGAAATTACCAATAACGTACTTAAAGATCTTAAGGAATTACTAACTGCTGATGATATTGTCATCGAAGGTGGAAATTCTCATTATAAACAGTCAGTAGAACGTGGAAAAGAGTTTGCTGAAAAAGGAATCCATTTCTTAGATGTTGGTACTAGTGGAGGCGTGGACGGTGCTAGAAATGGTGCATGTACCATGATCGGTGGAAATAAAGAAGCATTCCAACATGTAGAGGAAATCTTTAAAGATATTTGTGTAGAAAACGGTTATCTTTATGCGGGTGAAAGTGGAAGCGGCCATTTCTTAAAGATGATACATAATGGGATCGAATACGGAATGATGCAGGCAATTGCTGAAGGATTTGATTTGCTGGAAAAAAGCCCGTTTGATTATGACTATGAGCAGGTTGCAAGGGTTTGGAGCAATGGGTCTGTTATCCGCTCTTGGCTAATGGATCTAACACAAAATGCCTTTTCAAAAGATGCGAAGCTTGAAGGAATCAAAGGAATTATGCATTCATCTGGTGAAGGAAAATGGACAGTAGAAACAGCATTAGACCTTCAGACGGCTTCTCCAGTTATCGCATTATCTCTCATGATGAGATATCGCTCATTAGAGGATGATACATTTACTGGAAAAGTGGTAGCTGCATTAAGAAATGAATTTGGCGGACATGGTGTAGTAAGTAAATAA
- a CDS encoding MurR/RpiR family transcriptional regulator, translating to MSCISKIRSYYARLSEKEKQIADFILDNPEKIIHSTINEVAEDLGMADATVFRFCKRIGFKGYQAMKIALASEIITPIQQIHEEITEEDNEKAVTEKVFKSNIRTLENTLQLQDSESIQRAVKMIHTAERVHFYGTGGSAVIAMDAFHKFIRTGIKAFAFIDSHFQLMSASQLTEKDLAVVISHSGSNKDTIDILNVAKGNGAKSIGITSFPKSPISQKVDVALLTSSEETEYRSEALASRIAQLSLIDALYVNIMILNKEHAKASLGKIRSAISDTRL from the coding sequence ATGAGCTGCATAAGCAAAATACGCTCTTACTATGCCAGATTGAGTGAAAAGGAAAAACAGATTGCCGATTTTATATTAGATAATCCTGAAAAAATCATTCACAGTACAATAAACGAAGTTGCTGAAGACCTTGGAATGGCCGATGCAACTGTTTTCCGATTTTGTAAACGAATAGGATTTAAAGGATACCAGGCAATGAAAATTGCGCTAGCCTCAGAAATCATTACTCCTATCCAGCAAATTCATGAGGAAATTACTGAAGAGGATAATGAAAAGGCTGTCACAGAAAAAGTATTTAAATCAAATATTAGAACCCTTGAGAATACGTTGCAGCTTCAAGATAGTGAATCCATTCAAAGGGCTGTCAAAATGATCCATACAGCTGAAAGAGTGCATTTTTATGGAACTGGGGGTTCGGCTGTTATTGCAATGGATGCATTTCATAAGTTCATTCGAACCGGTATTAAAGCATTTGCGTTTATCGATTCCCACTTTCAGCTCATGTCTGCCTCTCAATTAACAGAGAAGGATTTGGCTGTTGTAATCTCTCATTCGGGCTCAAATAAAGATACCATTGATATTTTGAATGTAGCTAAAGGGAATGGAGCAAAATCAATTGGGATCACCAGCTTCCCAAAATCACCAATTAGCCAAAAGGTCGATGTAGCTCTTCTTACCAGCTCTGAGGAAACTGAATACCGGTCCGAGGCATTAGCATCACGTATTGCCCAATTAAGCCTTATTGATGCCCTGTACGTGAACATCATGATCCTAAATAAAGAACATGCAAAAGCTTCTCTTGGAAAAATCCGATCAGCGATTTCGGATACCAGGCTGTAA
- the yhbH gene encoding sporulation protein YhbH — translation MSVNNHQFVISREDWSLHRKGHDDQQRHQEKVQEAIRNNLPDLITEESIIMSNGRDVVKIPIRSLDEYKIRYNYDKNKHVGQGDGESQVGDVVARDGSSGQKGPGKGQGAGDQAGEDYFEAEVSLMELEEALFKQLELPNLKRKEEQEHLVENIEFNDIRKTGLMGNIDKKRTMMSAFKRNAMSGKPAFHPIYKDDLKFKTWNEVVKPDSKAVVIAMMDTSGSMGIWEKYMARSFFFWMTRFLRTKYETVEIEFIAHHTEAKIVTEEDFFSKGESGGTICSSAYRKALEIIDSKYNPRKFNIYPFHFSDGDNLTSDNARCVKLVEELMKVSNMFGYGEVNQYNRHSTLMSAYKNIKDEHFRYYILKQKADVFHAMKSFFHQEESKQYA, via the coding sequence TTGTCTGTTAACAATCATCAATTTGTCATTTCAAGAGAAGATTGGTCCCTCCACCGTAAAGGCCACGATGACCAGCAGCGGCATCAGGAAAAAGTCCAGGAGGCAATTCGAAACAATCTTCCAGATCTCATTACTGAAGAGAGTATCATTATGTCTAATGGTCGAGATGTGGTAAAGATTCCTATTCGTTCTTTGGACGAATATAAAATTCGCTATAATTATGACAAAAACAAACACGTGGGCCAAGGTGACGGTGAGAGTCAAGTCGGTGATGTTGTGGCACGTGACGGTTCAAGTGGGCAAAAAGGTCCTGGGAAAGGCCAAGGGGCAGGGGACCAAGCCGGTGAAGATTACTTTGAAGCAGAAGTGTCATTAATGGAGCTTGAGGAAGCACTATTCAAGCAATTAGAGCTTCCGAATTTAAAACGAAAAGAGGAACAGGAGCATCTCGTAGAAAATATTGAGTTCAACGATATCCGGAAAACAGGGTTAATGGGCAATATTGATAAGAAACGAACCATGATGTCTGCATTCAAACGAAATGCTATGAGCGGTAAACCAGCATTCCATCCCATTTACAAAGATGATTTAAAGTTTAAAACTTGGAATGAAGTCGTAAAACCAGATTCAAAAGCGGTTGTTATTGCAATGATGGATACTAGTGGTTCGATGGGAATTTGGGAAAAGTATATGGCCAGAAGCTTTTTCTTCTGGATGACACGCTTTTTAAGAACCAAATATGAAACAGTTGAAATTGAGTTTATTGCTCACCATACAGAAGCAAAGATTGTCACGGAGGAAGATTTCTTCTCAAAAGGAGAAAGCGGTGGAACGATTTGTTCTTCAGCCTACCGAAAAGCGCTTGAAATTATTGATAGTAAGTATAATCCACGAAAGTTTAACATCTATCCATTCCATTTCTCAGACGGTGATAATCTCACATCCGATAACGCTCGCTGTGTGAAGCTTGTCGAAGAGTTAATGAAGGTATCTAATATGTTTGGATACGGAGAGGTTAATCAGTATAATCGTCATTCAACGCTTATGTCCGCATATAAAAATATCAAGGATGAACATTTCCGCTATTATATCCTCAAGCAAAAAGCAGATGTCTTCCATGCCATGAAAAGCTTCTTCCATCAGGAAGAATCAAAACAATATGCATAA
- a CDS encoding PrkA family serine protein kinase yields MDILKKIEMYREEEEKLRWEGTFADYLLMLKEKPWVAQSAHSRVYNMIKDAGIEEVKGTKKYNFFSNQLFGLEESLERLVEEYFHPAAKRLDVRKRILLLMGPVSGGKSTLVTMLKRGLESYSHTDRGSVFAIKGCPMHEDPLHLIPHHLRGDFFEEYGIRIEGNLSPLNMMRLEQEYGGRIEDVQVERIFFSEDKRTGIGTFSPSDPKSQDIADLTGSIDFSTIAEFGSESDPRAYRFDGELNKANRGMMEFQEMLKCDEKFLWHLLSLTQEGNFKAGRFALISADELIVAHTNETEYRSFISNKKNEALHSRIIVMPIPYNLKVSQEERIYEKMINESDVSDVHIAPHTLKVAAMFTILTRLKEPKKGDIDLLKKMRLYDGESVEGFNAADIAELKKEYQDEGMSGIDPRYVINRISSTIIRKEVPSINALDVLRSLKDGLDQHPSITAELRERYMNYISIARKEYDNIAKKEVQKAFVYSYEESAKTLMDNYLDNVEAYCNKSKLRDPLTGEEINPDEKLMRSIEEQIGISENAKKAFREEILIRISAYARKGKRFDYNSHDRLREAIQKKLFADLKDVVKITTSTKTPDEQQLKKINNVVARLVDEHGYNTTSANELLRYVGSLLNR; encoded by the coding sequence ATGGATATCTTAAAAAAAATCGAGATGTATCGAGAAGAAGAGGAAAAACTGCGTTGGGAAGGAACATTCGCTGATTATTTACTGATGCTGAAGGAAAAGCCATGGGTAGCACAATCTGCACATTCTCGAGTTTATAATATGATTAAGGATGCAGGGATCGAAGAGGTAAAAGGGACGAAGAAGTACAACTTTTTCAGCAATCAATTATTTGGCTTAGAAGAGTCATTGGAGCGTTTAGTCGAAGAATATTTCCATCCTGCAGCTAAAAGGCTGGATGTAAGAAAACGTATTTTACTGCTGATGGGCCCAGTAAGTGGGGGGAAATCTACTTTAGTTACCATGTTAAAAAGAGGGTTAGAAAGTTATTCGCATACCGACAGAGGTTCTGTTTTTGCCATTAAGGGCTGTCCAATGCATGAAGATCCGCTGCACTTAATCCCACATCATTTACGGGGAGACTTCTTTGAAGAGTATGGTATTCGAATTGAGGGAAATCTCTCACCGCTTAATATGATGAGACTTGAGCAGGAGTATGGCGGTAGGATTGAAGATGTTCAAGTAGAAAGAATTTTTTTCTCAGAGGATAAGCGAACTGGAATTGGTACATTTAGTCCTTCGGATCCTAAATCGCAAGATATTGCAGACTTAACAGGAAGTATTGATTTTTCAACCATTGCGGAATTTGGTTCTGAATCTGATCCTAGAGCTTACCGTTTTGATGGTGAATTAAATAAGGCTAACCGAGGAATGATGGAATTCCAAGAGATGCTAAAATGTGATGAGAAATTCCTCTGGCATTTGCTTTCATTAACACAAGAGGGGAACTTTAAGGCAGGAAGATTTGCTTTAATTTCTGCTGACGAGTTAATTGTGGCTCACACGAACGAGACGGAATACCGCTCCTTTATCTCTAATAAAAAGAATGAAGCGCTCCATTCACGGATTATTGTAATGCCAATTCCTTACAACCTTAAGGTTTCTCAAGAAGAGAGAATCTATGAAAAGATGATAAATGAAAGTGATGTATCCGATGTGCATATTGCTCCACATACGTTAAAGGTAGCAGCGATGTTTACAATTCTAACTCGTTTGAAAGAGCCTAAGAAAGGCGATATTGATTTACTGAAGAAAATGCGCCTATATGATGGGGAGAGTGTGGAAGGCTTTAATGCAGCGGATATAGCTGAACTGAAAAAAGAATATCAAGATGAAGGTATGAGCGGCATTGACCCACGTTATGTCATTAACCGTATTTCATCTACAATTATTCGTAAGGAAGTACCATCTATTAATGCCTTAGATGTTCTGCGTTCATTAAAAGACGGACTTGATCAACATCCATCTATTACTGCAGAGCTTCGAGAGCGTTATATGAATTATATTTCAATTGCCCGAAAAGAATATGATAATATTGCCAAGAAAGAAGTACAAAAGGCATTTGTGTACTCTTATGAAGAATCTGCCAAAACGTTGATGGACAATTATTTAGACAATGTGGAGGCATATTGTAATAAATCAAAGCTTCGTGATCCATTAACAGGTGAGGAAATAAATCCGGATGAAAAATTAATGCGTTCTATTGAGGAGCAAATCGGGATATCTGAAAATGCCAAAAAAGCATTTAGGGAAGAGATCCTCATTCGAATTTCTGCCTATGCAAGGAAAGGGAAGCGATTTGATTACAACTCCCATGATAGACTGCGAGAAGCCATTCAGAAAAAGCTGTTTGCTGATCTAAAGGATGTTGTCAAGATTACTACGTCTACAAAAACACCAGATGAGCAGCAACTTAAGAAAATTAATAACGTCGTTGCACGCTTAGTGGATGAACATGGCTATAATACGACATCTGCGAATGAGTTATTACGTTATGTTGGCAGCTTATTAAACCGATAA
- the nfsA gene encoding oxygen-insensitive NADPH nitroreductase — protein sequence MNDMITTILNHRSIRQFEDTPLTEEQIKTIVLSAQAASTSSYIQAYSIIGVKDREKKKRLAELAGNQEYVEKNGHFFVFCADLYRHTIIGKEEQKDVIPSIEGTEKFMVGLIDASLAAQNAAIAAESLGLGICYIGGIRNNLEEVKRLLKTPERVIPLFGLAVGYPAKMNDQKPRLPLEHVYHEDEYEQDMGVYLEQLQEYDQIISTYYEQRTGGKRRDRWTEQMALMLEKQNRMYMKEFIQQNKLDLR from the coding sequence ATGAATGATATGATTACAACGATTCTCAATCACCGTTCAATCAGGCAATTTGAGGATACGCCTTTAACAGAGGAACAAATTAAAACTATTGTACTAAGTGCTCAAGCAGCTTCGACTTCGAGTTATATTCAAGCATACTCTATCATAGGAGTGAAGGATCGAGAAAAAAAGAAAAGGTTGGCCGAATTAGCGGGTAATCAGGAATACGTTGAAAAAAACGGTCATTTTTTCGTATTTTGTGCTGATCTTTATCGCCATACCATTATTGGTAAAGAGGAGCAGAAAGACGTCATCCCATCGATAGAGGGCACAGAAAAATTCATGGTTGGTCTCATAGATGCCTCATTAGCTGCTCAAAATGCTGCTATAGCCGCAGAATCACTTGGATTAGGTATTTGTTACATAGGTGGAATTCGAAACAATCTAGAAGAGGTTAAGAGGCTTTTAAAAACACCAGAGAGAGTCATCCCATTGTTTGGACTAGCCGTAGGCTATCCTGCAAAAATGAACGATCAAAAGCCAAGGTTACCGCTTGAACACGTTTATCATGAGGATGAATACGAACAGGATATGGGTGTTTATTTGGAACAGCTTCAAGAATATGACCAGATTATCTCCACTTATTATGAACAGAGAACTGGCGGGAAAAGGAGAGACCGCTGGACTGAACAGATGGCACTTATGCTGGAAAAACAAAATAGAATGTATATGAAAGAATTCATCCAACAAAATAAATTGGATTTACGATAA